Proteins from a genomic interval of Cucumis melo cultivar AY chromosome 7, USDA_Cmelo_AY_1.0, whole genome shotgun sequence:
- the LOC107990684 gene encoding uncharacterized mitochondrial protein AtMg00820-like has translation MPSAHVKKNHLASCMIGDPSAGMQTRRKDKIDYLKMVADLCYICTIEPSTVDSALKDEYWLNAMQEELLQFRRNNVWTLVSKPEGVNVIGTKWIFKNKTDETGCATKNKARLVAQGYTQVEGVDFDETFALIARLEAI, from the coding sequence ATGCCTTCAGCTCatgtaaagaaaaatcatctaGCAAGCTGTATGATAGGTGATCCATCAGCTGGGATGCAGACCAGAAGGAAAGATAAGATTGACTATTTGAAGATGGTTGCTGATTTGTGTTATATTTGCACCATTGAACCTTCGACTGTTGACTCTGCTCTCAAGGATGAGTATTGGTTAAATGCAATGCAAGAGGAGCTACTGCAATTTAGACGAAATAATGTCTGGACGTTAGTCTCAAAGCCAGAAGGTGTAAACGTTATTGGCACCAAatggatatttaaaaataagactgATGAAACTGGATGTGCGACGAAAAATAAAGCCAGATTAGTAGCTCAAGGGTATACTCAAGTTGAAGGTGTTGACTTTGATGAAACGTTTGCTCTTATTGCTCGACTTGAAGCCATTTGA